In Spirochaetae bacterium HGW-Spirochaetae-1, the genomic stretch TGCAGGGCAGCCCGGTAATATTTTGCCGCATTTTCGTAATCTTTATCTTTGGCGTAAATATCGCCGATGCGCTCCGCCGCACCTGCATCAGCCTCATTGATACTGAAGGCTTTTTTGAAAGCATTCAGGGCTTCGTCTGTTTTTTCCTGCCTCAGGAGGGATTCTCCTTTTCCGCGGTAGAACTTGGATTTTGAGGGATCAAGGGCGATAGCTTTATCGAAATTATCAATGGCTTGATCGTATTTTTTTATCTGATGATAGAGATTGCCAAGGTTGTAAAAATTTTCTGCTTCCCGGGGATTTGCCTTGACCCCCTTTTCCATGGTGGAAATGGCGCCTTTCATGTCACCTTTACGCATTTGATGCTGGGCAATGTTCCAGTAGCTGTCAGGATCGGCAGGGTCTATTTTTTGAGCCTGTTTATATTCTTTAAGAGCCTTTGTATGTTCGAGCTGTTTATCGTAAACATTCCCGAGCTTGTTGTATGCCCTGGGATAACGCGGTTTAACCGATTTTGCATATTGAAAAGTTTTAATGGCATTATCGTAATCGCCCTTGAGGGCATAGGCATGGCCAAGTTCATTAAGGGCGTAATAATCCCTGGGATTGAGCTTCAGGGCTTTTTTGAAATAATCTATTGCTTCATCAAAATCTCCGGCATCCTTGTAAAGGGTTCCGATTTTTGTCAGGTATTCCGGGTTCGTGGGATCGGTTTTAAGAAGCTGCATGTAGAGCTCAATCTGTTTGTAGCGCTGGTCTTCAACTTCGGGGATACCGTTCGATTTGAAAAGGAAATATCCTCCCGTCAAGAGGAGAAGAAGGAGTATCCCTCCAGCTACAATTTTTTTTGAATCAATATTGTTCAACATAATTCCTCCTTCTATAATTCATCATCGAGGTACAGTCCCTCAACTTTTTTCTTGGTTTTTTTCGATTCATTCCCGGCCTTTTTGTCACTGGCTTTGTGCTCTGCCGTGGTCAGTGTCGCGCCGCCCAGCAGGAGAGCTTCTTCAATGGTTACTTCGCTGCCCGGCGGAGGCAAAATAAAATTTGGATCTTTAAGGAGCTGAATGACCCTTCGTATGTTTTCATACTGGGGGTCCTCAGGTGCAGCGCGGAGATAGGTTTCCCAGCTGCGTATTGTATTTTCCTTGTCGCGGACAATCATGAGATAGGTGAGGCCAATATGATAATGGGAAAATTTCAGCGTGCTGTCCACGTCAAGGGCTTTCTGAAAATTTTCAATGGCCATGTTCCCGAGTTTCTTGTAATAATATATCTGGCCGATTCGGAAATAATTTTCCGCTATATCGGGTTTGAGGTCAAGAGCCTTTTTATAGAGATTCAGTGCTCCGTCATAATTTTTTTTGTTGAGTAGAATATCGCCCAGGTACGAATAGGTCAGAACATTTTCAGGATCCTGTTTCAGGCTCTCCTGGAAAAGGACTTCAGCCATTTCAAACTTTTTCTGGTAGAAATATTTCACCGCTTTCTTGTAAGTATCATTCTTTTTCGCTTCTACCTGGGAAAAGGCGGTATGTGAGGGCGCGGCACATAAAGCCAGGGTGATCAGAAATATTTTTCCCACTATTATATTTTTCATTTGTCTTCCCAGCCTTGCATATAATTTACATGATGTATTCCCGATGTACATTTATCTATTAGACAGAAAAGATATAAAATTGTTCTGCAAATATTTCCGGTTTTATTTAAATGATTTATTGTGCTTGCCTTATGAAGGTTTTTTTTGAAAGACAATCATTTCAATACCGGCTTCTTTTACCATTTCATCGGCCAGCGGATCAACATAGGGTGAATTGAATATAAATTTTGTGATGCCACTATTAATGAGCATCTTCGTGCAAATGGAGCATGGCTGATGGGTAACATATATGATTCCGTTCCTGATCTGAACGCCATGATACGCGGCCTGGATTATGGCGTTCTGTTCCGCATGGAGCCCGCGGCAAAGCTCGTGTCTTTCTCCTGAAGGGACATTAAATTTGGTTCTCAGACAGGTTTCAGGTGTGCAGTGAGATATGCCGCTGGGCGGGCCGTTATAACCGGTAGTAAGTATTCTTTTATCCTTGACAACGACCGCGCCTACGTTGCGGCGTATGCAAGTGGAGCGAGTTGCCACATCTTCGGCAATTTTCATAAAATAATCATCCCATGAAGGGCGGTCTCTCATTGTGATACCTCATGCATAAATTTGATTTCGGTTGATACAGGCACGGAGAGATTGAGTGAATACCGGCTTCCAATACTATTCCAGAGATTCCAGGTATCATTTCATCTCTTAATTTCCTGCTGTCAGATTTAAGGATCAAAACGCTTTGACGCGATTGTTTTTTATTTATATTGGAAAAACGAAGGGAGATATAGTCATACTTCATAGCGGATGAATGATATTTGTCACCCGATTCTTTGTAATAGAAAAAAACCAGGATCATCACAATAAATATAGCGTCTATAACCAGTACCATGCGCAATATTTTTTGCGTTCCGGCTCCTGCTGTCGATTGGTTGTCAGAACGTATTTGCTTCAGTGTTTTCTCTGAAAAAGTTTCCTTGTCTCCCATGGATCAATTACAATGATCTTTCAAGCTGCTCAATTCCTGTTTTTATGAGATCATATTCCCTGGTATCGACCTGAAAAGTCACCAAGTATTTTTTGAAATAGTTCAGCTGATCAATTTTCCATCTGTTTAATTCTTTCTTATTGTGGATCATGGCCCATCTCCTTTAATTTGCAAGTCTTTTATTAATAATGGGAGCTGCATATGCTGTATTATATTATCGGCTGAAAATATGTTTATATTTAGAGGATTGTTGTTAATACCGGGAATAACCTGTAGATAAAAAAAAAGGGCGCCCTTTCGGACACCCTTTTTTATATAGTGAAATGGTCAATTAGTCAACAAGTTCAAAAAGACCAGCTGCGCCCATTCCGCCGCCTATACACATGGACTCGATACCATATTTCTTACCAAGTCTCTTCATGTTGGCAATGAGAGTAGCAGCAAGTTTTGCGCCGGTGCATCCCAGAGGGTGACCGAGAGCAATAGCTCCACCATTGACGTTTATGATTCTTTCTTTGCTGTCGGACAGGAAGTATTTTTTGTCTCCAATGCCGATTTCCTGTGCGCAATAAAGTGCCTGTGATGCAAAAGCTTCGTTAAGCTCGAAGATGCCGTTTTTAATCATATCATTGATGTCCAAACCGGCCATTTTCAGAAGCTTGGGAATGGCATATTTCGGGCCAACACCCATTTCGTCAGCTTTACATCCGGCAACTGCATAGAGTTTGAATTTGGCTACGGGTTTTACGCCGTATTTTTTCAGGCCATCTTCGCTCATAAGCAGGGTAGCGGCTGCGCCGTCAGTGGTCTGTGAGCTGTTACCGGCTGTTACAGTTCCGCTGTTAGCAATAGTTGGGTTGGCAGTAGAAAAAGCGCCTCTCAGCTTGCCAAGTCCTTCAACTGTTGTTTCGGCTCTTACACCGTCATCAAAATTCTGCATGAAGGTTTCTTTTTTTACAGAACCGTCTTTCTGTGTCACATACTTGACGGCAGGTGTTTCAACGATCTCTGTAAAATAGCCGTTCTTCTGAGCTTCGGCAGCTTTCATGTTTGAATGAAATGCGAATTCATCCTGCATTTCACGGGTGATATTGTAGCGGCGTGCAACATTTTCCGCCGTGATACCCATTGAAATGTAAACATCGGGATTTTCCTTTGCCCACTCGGGGTGAGGACGAGGCATGTTGCCGCCCATAGGTACTATGGACATGGACTCACAGCCCGCTCCGATGCAAACATCTGCCATTCCCGTCATGATCCTCATCGCTGAAAGAGCTATGGCTTCCAGACCGGAAGAGCAAAAACGGTTTACTATTGCTCCTGTTGTTTCATCGGGGAATCCCGCCATCTGGGCGGCGATCCGACCGAGGTTAAGCCCCTGTTCGGCCTCGGGGAATGCGCATCCGAGCATGATGTCTTCAACGGCGGCTTTTTCAACTTTGGCGCGAACCATAAGCTGCTGCAGCGCGTGAACAATTAAAGACTCAGGCCTGGTCTGTGCAAGAGCACCCTTGTTACGTCGACAACCGGGGGTTCTTACTGATTCAACAATATATACGTCTCTCATTGATATTCCTCCTGAAATCGTTATTAAAGATAAGTTATATCATCAACGGCTTTCCTGTTGCCAGGATATGTGCTGCCATTTTCTGAGTATTTTCAGTCTTCCACAGCTCAACGAAGGCTTCTCTTTCGAGTTTCAGCATGTAGTCTTCCGATACATAGCTGCCGGGCTGTGCATCACCACCGGAAACAACGTATGCGATTTTTTTCGCAATCGTCATCATATGGGGAGTGATATATCCACCGCTCTTCATGTTAAGCATTTCTGCGTCGACCATACCCT encodes the following:
- a CDS encoding cytidine deaminase; protein product: MRDRPSWDDYFMKIAEDVATRSTCIRRNVGAVVVKDKRILTTGYNGPPSGISHCTPETCLRTKFNVPSGERHELCRGLHAEQNAIIQAAYHGVQIRNGIIYVTHQPCSICTKMLINSGITKFIFNSPYVDPLADEMVKEAGIEMIVFQKKPS
- a CDS encoding acetyl-CoA C-acyltransferase (Catalyzes the synthesis of acetoacetyl coenzyme A from two molecules of acetyl coenzyme A. It can also act as a thiolase, catalyzing the reverse reaction and generating two-carbon units from the four-carbon product of fatty acid oxidation), giving the protein MRDVYIVESVRTPGCRRNKGALAQTRPESLIVHALQQLMVRAKVEKAAVEDIMLGCAFPEAEQGLNLGRIAAQMAGFPDETTGAIVNRFCSSGLEAIALSAMRIMTGMADVCIGAGCESMSIVPMGGNMPRPHPEWAKENPDVYISMGITAENVARRYNITREMQDEFAFHSNMKAAEAQKNGYFTEIVETPAVKYVTQKDGSVKKETFMQNFDDGVRAETTVEGLGKLRGAFSTANPTIANSGTVTAGNSSQTTDGAAATLLMSEDGLKKYGVKPVAKFKLYAVAGCKADEMGVGPKYAIPKLLKMAGLDINDMIKNGIFELNEAFASQALYCAQEIGIGDKKYFLSDSKERIINVNGGAIALGHPLGCTGAKLAATLIANMKRLGKKYGIESMCIGGGMGAAGLFELVD